The following proteins are co-located in the Acidimicrobiia bacterium genome:
- a CDS encoding DUF4386 domain-containing protein, producing MSSSVIVEIPRRRLARITGGLYLAFILAMALADVFGHIGIGDVELAYQALTTDSSQFAAGLGFGLLSAFLFVMAAWGLYVLLRPVNRDLALLFLLLNAIGVAIQVASYLPLIFGMLSTDASGFKGAFSLAQIEGLQFLSLDLHKVGFATAQLFFGTWLFPLGYLVYKSGFLPKSLGVLLILDGFAVLLWFFQAILLPDYPAMSSPGLALSFVAEVGLGLWLLFRGINVTADAPGLPEPPRRVQHG from the coding sequence CCGCGGAGGAGGCTGGCCAGGATCACGGGTGGTCTTTACCTTGCGTTCATTCTTGCCATGGCCCTCGCCGACGTGTTCGGCCATATCGGAATTGGCGACGTCGAACTGGCCTACCAAGCACTCACTACCGATTCGTCACAGTTCGCTGCCGGGCTCGGATTCGGCTTGCTCTCGGCCTTCCTCTTCGTCATGGCCGCTTGGGGTCTTTACGTCCTTCTCAGGCCCGTGAACCGGGATCTGGCGCTGCTCTTCCTGCTGCTCAACGCGATCGGCGTTGCCATACAGGTGGCGAGCTACCTACCGCTCATCTTCGGGATGCTGTCGACCGACGCTTCCGGCTTCAAGGGGGCCTTCTCTCTCGCACAGATCGAGGGCCTGCAGTTTCTGTCCCTTGACCTGCACAAGGTGGGCTTCGCCACCGCGCAGCTCTTCTTTGGTACGTGGCTGTTCCCACTCGGCTACCTGGTCTACAAGTCCGGATTCCTGCCCAAGTCCCTGGGCGTTTTGCTGATCCTGGATGGCTTCGCCGTCCTCCTCTGGTTCTTCCAGGCGATACTCCTGCCGGACTACCCCGCCATGAGTTCTCCCGGGTTGGCGCTGAGTTTCGTCGCTGAAGTCGGTCTTGGGTTGTGGCTCCTGTTCAGGGGCATCAATGTCACGGCAGATGCGCCCGGGCTGCCGGAGCCGCCGCGAAGGGTTCAGCATGGATGA